In a genomic window of Nocardiopsis mwathae:
- a CDS encoding adenylate kinase, producing MRAVLVGPPGAGKGTQAQILASELSIPKVSTGDIFRANVSGGTELGKQAKAYMDRGDLVPDEVTNAMVRDRLGQQDAQSGFLLDGFPRNVAQAETLNKILDDMGERLDAVLELKVDEEEVVKRLSGRRSCRNCGHVQHVLYDPPKKEGVCDACGGELFQREDDREETIRHRLEVYREQTAPLVSFYEGEGLLVSIQATGAVEDVTARAEEALRAKD from the coding sequence GTGCGTGCCGTATTGGTGGGACCCCCGGGAGCCGGTAAGGGCACCCAGGCCCAGATCCTGGCGTCAGAGTTGTCGATTCCGAAGGTGTCCACAGGCGACATCTTCCGTGCCAACGTGAGCGGTGGCACCGAGCTAGGGAAGCAGGCCAAGGCCTACATGGACCGGGGCGACCTGGTCCCCGACGAGGTCACCAACGCGATGGTGCGCGACCGCCTCGGCCAGCAGGACGCCCAGAGCGGTTTCCTGCTGGACGGGTTCCCGCGCAACGTCGCCCAGGCGGAGACCCTGAACAAGATCCTCGACGACATGGGTGAGCGCCTCGACGCGGTGCTGGAACTCAAGGTCGACGAGGAGGAGGTCGTGAAGCGGCTCTCCGGCCGCCGCTCCTGCCGGAACTGCGGCCATGTGCAGCACGTGCTGTACGACCCGCCGAAGAAGGAGGGCGTCTGCGACGCCTGCGGCGGCGAGCTGTTCCAGCGGGAGGACGACCGGGAGGAGACCATCCGGCACCGCCTGGAGGTCTACCGCGAGCAGACCGCACCGCTGGTGTCGTTCTACGAGGGCGAGGGGCTCCTGGTGTCGATCCAGGCGACCGGCGCCGTCGAGGACGTCACGGCGCGGGCTGAGGAAGCACTGAGGGCCAAGGACTGA
- a CDS encoding DUF1707 domain-containing protein, translating into MSESAPEIRASDTDRDRVAKLLQEHFAQGRLDNEEFSARLERAYKARTVGELQPLTRDLPERDLTEPRGARYRAAAGEVRRAEGAAVERPAQVGDLLKDPALLIPWGLWAGVNTICFSVWSILFLTGTTGGYPWFLWVLVPWGMIMLLITLALLFTRTGSGRPEGD; encoded by the coding sequence GTGTCCGAGTCAGCGCCGGAGATCCGGGCTTCCGACACCGATCGCGATCGCGTGGCCAAGCTTCTGCAGGAGCACTTCGCCCAGGGGCGGCTCGACAACGAGGAGTTCAGCGCCCGGCTGGAGCGGGCCTACAAGGCGCGCACGGTCGGCGAACTCCAGCCGCTCACCCGCGATCTTCCCGAACGCGATCTCACCGAGCCCCGCGGCGCACGGTACCGGGCGGCCGCAGGGGAGGTGCGCCGGGCCGAGGGCGCCGCGGTCGAGCGCCCGGCCCAGGTCGGCGACCTGTTGAAGGATCCGGCGCTGCTGATCCCGTGGGGGCTGTGGGCCGGGGTCAACACCATCTGCTTCTCGGTCTGGTCCATCCTTTTCCTGACCGGAACCACCGGCGGATACCCGTGGTTCTTGTGGGTGCTCGTTCCATGGGGGATGATCATGTTGCTCATCACCCTGGCCCTGCTCTTCACCCGGACGGGATCGGGTCGGCCCGAGGGCGACTGA
- the map gene encoding type I methionyl aminopeptidase translates to MFRKADPAIQLKTEAEIAKMRAAGQVVARTLDLLRSSVEPGMSTLDLDAIAERSIRGAGAIPSFKGYHGFPGSICASVNEEVVHGIPRETTVLEPGDIISVDCGAILDGWHGDSAITIPVGEIGEADRRMLEVCEESMWQGIDQLRPGKRLGDIGHAIESYIRSQGAYGNVQEYGGHGIGTEMHMEPHVLNHGRPGKGLRLAEGMCLAIEPMTNMGTRHVVQLEDGWTVVTRDGKRSAHFEHSVAITAEGPMVLTAREENRAKIAEMGFVDPGF, encoded by the coding sequence ATGTTCCGGAAGGCAGACCCCGCGATCCAGCTGAAGACCGAGGCGGAGATCGCGAAGATGCGGGCGGCGGGCCAGGTCGTCGCCCGCACGCTCGACCTGCTGCGCTCCTCGGTCGAGCCCGGCATGAGCACGCTGGACCTCGACGCGATCGCCGAGCGCAGCATCCGCGGCGCGGGGGCGATCCCGTCGTTCAAGGGCTACCACGGCTTCCCCGGTTCGATCTGTGCGTCGGTGAACGAGGAGGTCGTGCACGGCATCCCGCGTGAGACCACGGTGCTGGAGCCCGGCGACATCATCTCGGTGGACTGCGGCGCCATCCTGGACGGCTGGCACGGCGACTCCGCGATCACCATCCCCGTCGGCGAGATCGGCGAGGCCGACCGGCGGATGCTGGAGGTCTGCGAGGAGTCGATGTGGCAGGGCATCGACCAGCTCCGCCCCGGCAAGCGGCTCGGCGACATCGGCCACGCCATCGAGTCCTACATCAGGTCCCAGGGCGCCTACGGCAATGTGCAGGAGTACGGCGGGCACGGTATCGGCACCGAGATGCACATGGAGCCGCACGTGCTCAACCACGGGCGGCCGGGCAAGGGCCTGCGGCTGGCCGAGGGCATGTGCCTGGCCATCGAGCCGATGACCAACATGGGCACCCGGCACGTGGTGCAGCTGGAGGACGGCTGGACGGTCGTCACCCGTGACGGAAAGCGCTCGGCACACTTCGAGCACTCGGTCGCGATCACCGCCGAGGGCCCCATGGTCCTCACGGCTCGTGAGGAGAACCGGGCGAAGATCGCCGAGATGGGATTCGTGGATCCGGGCTTCTGA